A genomic segment from Glycine max cultivar Williams 82 chromosome 1, Glycine_max_v4.0, whole genome shotgun sequence encodes:
- the LOC100815651 gene encoding CBL-interacting protein kinase 2, whose translation MEQKGGVLMQRYELGRLLGQGTFAKVYHARNIITGMSVAIKIIDKEKILKVGMIDQIKREISVMRLIRHPHVVELYEVMASKTKIYFVMEYVKGGELFNKVSKGKLKQDDARRYFQQLISAVDYCHSRGVCHRDLKPENLLLDENGNLKVTDFGLSALAETKHQDGLLHTTCGTPAYVAPEVINRRGYDGAKADIWSCGVILYVLLAGFLPFRDSNLMEMYRKIGRGEFKFPNWFAPDVRRLLSKILDPNPKTRISMAKIMESSWFKKGLEKPTITQNEDEELAPLDADGVFGACENGDPIEPAKNSKPCNNLNAFDIISYSSGFDLSGLFEETDRKKEERFTSDKPASIIISKLEEICRRLRLKVKKKDGGLFKLEGSKEGRKGPLGIDAEIFEITPVFHLVELKKSSGDTLEYQKLLKQEVRPALKDIVWNWQGEQPQPLQHGVVQKEEQPSYPGISEVVPQSTA comes from the coding sequence ATGGAGCAAAAAGGAGGTGTGCTTATGCAACGATATGAACTGGGGAGATTATTAGGCCAAGGAACCTTTGCGAAGGTTTACCATGCTAGAAACATCATAACTGGCATGAGTGTGGCCATTAAGATTATTGATAAGGAGAAGATTCTGAAAGTTGGGATGATTGATCAGATTAAGCGTGAAATTTCAGTGATGAGGCTAATCAGGCATCCACATGTGGTTGAGCTTTATGAGGTAATGGCCAGCAAAACCAAAATTTACTTTGTCATGGAGTATGTAAAAGGCGGTGAGCTCTTCAACAAGGTGTCCAAAGGAAAGCTCAAGCAGGATGATGCTAGGAGATATTTTCAGCAATTGATCAGTGCTGTTGACTACTGCCATAGCAGAGGCGTGTGCCATCGCGATCTGAAACCAGAAAATCTTCTACTGGATGAAAACGGGAATTTGAAGGTCACAGATTTCGGGTTAAGTGCCCTTGCTGAAACTAAGCACCAAGATGGATTACTCCATACTACATGTGGTACCCCTGCCTATGTTGCTCCAGAAGTGATAAACAGAAGGGGTTATGATGGAGCCAAAGCTGATATATGGTCATGTGGGGTGATCTTGTATGTTCTATTGGCTGGTTTTCTTCCATTTAGAGACTCTAATCTGATGGAGATGTACAGGAAGATTGGCAGGGGAGAATTCAAATTTCCTAACTGGTTTGCACCGGATGTACGCAGATTGCTGTCGAAAATCTTGGATCCAAACCCAAAGACAAGGATATCAATGGCCAAAATTATGGAAAGTTCTTGGTTCAAAAAGGGGTTAGAGAAGCCTACCATTACtcagaatgaagatgaagaactGGCTCCTCTCGATGCTGATGGAGTATTTGGAGCTTGTGAGAATGGAGATCCTATTGAACCGGCAAAAAACTCAAAGCcttgtaataatttaaatgcTTTTGACATCATCTCCTATTCCTCGGGTTTTGACTTGTCTGGTTTGTTCGAGGAGACCGATCGAAAGAAAGAAGAGCGGTTTACATCCGACAAGCCAGCCTCAATCATCATCTCCAAGTTGGAAGAAATTTGCAGGCGTCTTCGGctgaaagtgaaaaagaaagatgGGGGTTTGTTCAAGTTGGAAGGttccaaggaaggaagaaaaggGCCATTGGGTATCGATGCAGAGATTTTTGAGATCACCCCAGTCTTCCATCTGGTTGAGTTAAAAAAATCTAGTGGAGATACATTGGAGTACCAAAAGCTTTTGAAACAGGAAGTTAGGCCTGCACTTAAGGACATTGTTTGGAACTGGCAAGGAgaacaaccacaaccattgcaacATGGAGTGGTGCAGAAAGAGGAACAACCTTCTTATCCTGGCATATCAGAGGTTGTGCCACAATCAACTGCGTAA